A single window of Senegalia massiliensis DNA harbors:
- a CDS encoding transposase: MKNNKRYKPEFKTKVILEILKDNRNLKDIINEYEITYSTLRS, encoded by the coding sequence ATGAAAAATAATAAAAGATATAAACCAGAATTTAAAACAAAAGTTATATTAGAGATATTGAAAGATAATAGAAATTTAAAGGATATCATTAATGAATATGAAATTACTTATTCCACTTTGAGAAGTTAG